From the Vanessa cardui chromosome 8, ilVanCard2.1, whole genome shotgun sequence genome, the window AACGATGTAGTTTGGTAGAAAGAACATGGATTTTGAAGTTTGTCTGGTTTTCATTCTTTTTCTTTCATGAGTTGAATAGGTATacctatttttgtattttgtatcaaTACATTCTATAGAAGGCGGAACATGTTTATGTAATGTGTACAgaattaacatttttacaagTGAAACAGCGTTCAATTTACACTGAAATGtagaattttttaaaaacatgcatTTTTGATGATGAAAGAATGACGAAAATGCTTAACCCATAAGCGCTCTGAAACTTTAATTAGGttctaagttttatttataaatgtgtatggaaataaaaatattttttttaatgatgcgTTATTTTGGTTTCAGGTAAAAGATCCTCTGATAGTTTCACATTGGAACGCATTGAACAGTCCCACGCAGTCCTGTGTGAAGATTAACATCATGGCCTACGGGTAAATAGTGGCAGCGTATTAGATTTatacagttattttaatttcattgtttttttttttcgtttaaagtTAATTGATATGGTATAATTTTAGCAAGTGTAAAATATAAACCCTagtttgtatgtttatataatttggccttaatttttattatgccGTACTAAATATGATACACTGataacagtaaaaatatttaaacatacagAGTGTAGGCatcaattttacatttttatttgtgtttcctAACAAAACAGATACGACGCGGTCTGCAGGACTTCGTTAGTGGTCCACGTCGGGGAGAAAACGCTGAAGTGCATTTGCCGCGACGGAAAAGTGAGGCACCTGTCCTACGAGCTGCAGGAACTGCGAGATCTCATTTACTGTCAAGTATGTACCTTTTGAGTcgcgtcgagatggcccagtggttagaacgcgtgcatcttaattgcgggttcaaacccaggcaagcaccgctgattcatgtgcttaatttgtgtatataattcatctcgtgctcggcggtgaaggaaaacatcgtgagggatgcatgtgataaatttcatagaaattcaacagcgtggtggaatgtgttccaaaccttctcctctaagggagagcctttagcccagcagtgggaaattacaggctgttgttgttgtatgtaccTTTTGTATGACACTCGCGGTAAGCGGCGCCCGAGAGGACAGCACGTCGCCACCCCCCATACACATGTCTCACCCCTTACATCACACTAGTATGTCGCTAATACGGGAGAGATGCTATGTCTTCCGTATGCCCACACTCATCCTCAATCACCCTCATAACCGGAATACAGAAATACTAAAGCCTGTACCTCAACGGGCTTGCGGGAAGCCAACCGCCCAGTGGAACCAAAAGTTTGCTcaggattattattaaaactgaaaTTTCAGTGTTCCTGGAGGCTTTGTGCAAATCCATCTGCGTAGGTGTTGCGCTAAACTCAGTGTCCGTAATACCATCCTATTCGAACTAATATTAAGAGTACGAAAGAGACTTCGTTTGGTTACGCTTTCGTCTACGCAAGCGGTCCATCATAAAATTTTGACAACGCACTGAATGGGTCATATTAATTATCTCACCGAGGGATGGCTCATTGGCCCCTAACCCTcctacaaataaatacaatattctaTTATACCGATATTTTGGTCCTACATACGAATGTCAGTGTTCAGGGCGTTGTATTGTGCatgaaataataagtttaatctATCCAAAATAAATACCattgatttttcaaataataattttctcaacaaatacaaattacagCATAAGCATTAATGCAATTATGTTCAACATTTACTTGACTACATATCTAAATATTGTCTAGGATGGCTGATAAATTGaagttggttttttttttaataataaacataattatatgcttatacacatattatgcaattttctattatttttatagtaaagcAATCTAATGAATCCACAGATATACCAACATCAGATGACTGCAGTGCAGGCAGTGGGCCGCTGTATGGGCTGGCAACTGCTCGCCAGCAGTTCTCATCTGGGCTCGGGCCCGGTTGAGCCTCTCGGGAATGCTTCTTCCTGCCTGCTTGCGTCCCCCAATGGTAATTACTTTATcggtcaaattaaatattttatttttgatagcaaatcttaaaaaaaaaaaggccccgacgaattgagaacctcctccttttttggaagtcggttaaaaattgattgacttttaaattttattccacGACATAAATgtgtcaaatatatttcatttaaataaatgtaaccaaCTCTGATCTatcttttcaaaatatttttaaaaatttggaTGTTTATATTGATGatgtattgacatttttttataaattgattgttATGACTTTTTCAATGTTGTCAAAAACTAGTTTCATGTACAATTAATTGTTCCAGGTGATAGAATGATAGCAATAAGGTGTGAACCGTCAGTTGGAATCCAAGTGTTCATAGCTCAGTCTCCTAGAAAGGACTTCTTTGTTAGTGAATTAGTTCAGGACAAAAAATGGGAAAATCTCGGTGGTGCATTTAAGGAAGTAAAATTAGAGAAAATGGAGggcaaaaactttttaaacaaaatggaACTGCTAATGGCATGTTTAAGTAGcccttcataattaattataaataatagttctaggaataattataatttgtaacttttgtcttttcataaattaaaaaaaaaatacaaactggaatttgtgttttcatttatttatatataaggaaACTTAGCCCATAAGGTGCTTAGGTAAAATGTTAAAGATATACTGAAGATTGTTCATTCATTTGCCTCAATGTTATAGAAGACTCGACATTAGCAATTATTTCGAGGAcctgaaacaaacaaaaataaccatTAGAGCATATATCAAATACCAACGGTAGACTTgtacactattattattattgatcaaTTTTGTTCCTTCGgtgttcaatattttttacaagagAACTCTTCCATTTACAATGTGCTTTAGCAAATTTGACAGTTATAAGTTTaaactgaatttaaaaaaaacctgtcTGATATggacaattaaataattcatgtcACAAAGTGACATTAGTATAACAATGCACCAatgattttaaatgtacataatCAATTAAGGAACAATAGATGACGCAAGGTGTTagcataataaaatttgtacaattaataaaataagagttcacataaatttgaatttgaagaaTTATAGCTAAGATAGCAAGATACAGTTAAAaatgacaatataaaattatatgttaaaacagataaatctttattattaaaaataatatattaacgaactttttatatattttataaaatggtctactataatattctatatatatttgtatctatgAGTGTGTACACCTGAATTGtgtagtacataatatatttaatcagcTGTGCTTGAGCAAGAATGTGCTTCTAATTTTATCAgtgtcattttcatattttatatctactttatatatttaaaattatcgaacaAGATAAACCTCAACAAAATAGGAAATGCTTGCTTCAAAGACAATTAAAATCTTACAAATGTGTGATACATACAACTGTGCAATCTACTTTGATGGCcttaattatagataatatagattatattgttTAACCAAGAAAAAAGGCTGTTTAAAGTCTCCAAAGAAATGTAGTACAACCAATGctcataatataattcatattttatattttagactgAGAAAGAAAAagtgtaaaatgtaaacaaaaaataaaaattaattagataaGTATACAAATAACACTCATATCAAAATACAAATTGTGAATAAACACTGATTTTatcatattcaattaaaaagaaCTGCTCGTatacttgtttttaaattataatctcaTATTGTAGGCACTTGTTTAAATAGCCTACCATTGATGCCTGCACAGATCGAAAACACATGTAAGGACATTTTAACagttctaaattatatttttcacacTTCCATTCATACACAATACAATCTGTAATTTTAAACACCGAAGTTTATTTGTAATGCAATATATAGttcaattacttatatttttatgaatttatcttaatataggTTTGTTATAATACCATAAGGATATAAATTTGATGGATCAAATTGTATATCTCCCGTAaatataaaacttgaccaccaaCAAACTTAATCCTGTATCCCACCTAATTGCCAATGCattataattacacaattaagTCCTAGCATCATTATAAAAATCCTTGTTAAGCCCtcttatctatttaaattaataaaatgtgtttGTAATAAAGCATTTCTGTGACGGCTGTTAGGTTAGACATAATTGAGGTTATGTTTATAatgtttgaattaaatcaaattctATATATCctgttgtttaataaataatgattatctGTTTCAGCCATTTTATAATTGCttcactttaaattaattaattacaataaggAATGTTGAAGTAAAACCTTGCAAGGCCCACATTGTCATCACATTAATTCCCTATGGTGTTGGGTAGTTActactttttttgtataataaatccACTTGCACTTGCGATAAAACCGTGGCTAGCCTTAAAGTGGACGAGACAACAGAAATACCAGAATATAACCACTATGGATATGTTTTTAAGTAATTGAATTATGCAATGCACATGGTATGCTTGTTAAGATTTTACTTCCTTACGACTATAAagctaaaagtaaaataaacttatacttTACCTCTAATTCCTGAGACATCAACTTCATTATCAATATTTGAAGCATTAACCCCCAGTATTAAACAGACATTGAATTTTTAACACTTGGAAGGCTTCAGATTACGATAACACTAAACCTAACTAAATgctagaattaaattaaaatcgagAGAGTGGTGACCTAGATCTGAAATTGCCTCCACCGTTGCCTGAACCATATCCGTTGCCTTGGCTGTTACGGTTAAAGGGTCGCCCGCCCCCGAAAGATCGGCCACCCGGGGAACCTCCGAATGAGCGTCCTCTGAAATTACCGCCGCGACCGCCTCTAAAGTTACCGCCGCCGCGACGGGGGCCGTCTCTTTTTCTCGACAACTCTACTTTTAATGTCGCGCCTAGCATTTCAAAACCATTCATCGCACTACAAGCATCTTCAGCCTCCTGCATGTTTTCAAATTCAATGAAAGCAAAGCCTGGGGGGTTAAGTGCGACCCACACGGAGTTAAGCTTGCCGTATTTATCGAACTCTCGTTCCAAATCTTCTTTTTTGATACCCTCCACGAGACCGCCCACATACACGCGAGTTCCTCCTGAGCTCATGGTGTTTATTTctataatgaaattttacacgATAAGAAATAACCAGTAAAGTTTGCgacgaaatacatatatacaaagaCTAAACAAGATGTCGTCACGTCAATAATGATGCCACGACACCCGAAATTATAAATGAAGTTTATAACCAAAAATTTTGAgtacttacatattttaaaacgttgAGTGGacgtgaattttatttaaaattttatgttctattttattttatgatactgatcttatatctatttttattttattcaaaatatgaaaAACGGATCAATGAAGTTGATGATTGAATGGTAAAGAAAGAACTTAAGGAACGAATGAAATTGATTGACTATTGCCGGCGAATGTTGCcagtattataaatgaaaatgaatgatGTTCATTTGATTACATTAAAATAGGTTAAGtttacattttcaaaaaatacatgttgtttttttcaattaaatactattaaatcaattaaattaaatgtaaactatTATCTTTAACTTAAAATTGAGAGTAAACATAACTGAACAGATTTATACTGACTGcgagcaatttaaaataaatgaatgataaAGTGAAAGGTGAATGAATGAATCTATCATATCGTGTGAACGTATTGTATTGAAACTTGAAGGGTGGGAGGAGGCTTTGGTAAAACAAAAAGGTAAGAGGAAGGGGAGGGAGGAGGAACTGTTCGTACAATACGAAAACCGGCCGAACTACTTTGTTCAACGGTCGTCCGGTGGCGCGTGTTTTCGCTTATTTCTCGTAGCTACAAAGCCCCACCTTTGTTTAGTTGTTTTGATAGTACTTTATTTGATAAACACGATTACAAATACAAGTGAGATACTTATTCCTCTTAATATATCTAGAAACAGTTAACTATCGACATGTTTTCCAAATATTGTGTACCTGTGTTACGTTTGCTGAGGTGTAATAGTTGTTAACAATTTGACGTCAATTTTATTAGTGAAATGAATTTTAgtgtttaataatgtttaaagaaATGGGGGTGCAGAAGAGACATAGTCAGTTTAGTGACACGAAATATAAGTGGCGGACACTTTTTGTggtgattttttgttttatgtggTGTAATGGTCAAGAGTTTCGTGTGGAAGAGACTGACCCTTACATGTTAAACAAATCACTAGGGCTTACTGAGTTACCCGGTGGTGTTGTAGCCGGTGGCAAAACAGTTTGGAAAACCGAAGGTAGCCCGTATCTTCTTAGAGATGACCTGCTCGTGGAGAGAGAAGCTGAATTAGTGGTGGAGCCCGGTGTGGAAGTGAGATTCGCCCCCATGATTGGAATCACAGTGCGTGGAAAACTCGTTGCTGTTGTAAGTAAACCAATGTTGTTTATTGTCTTAATCCAGGCTGCATTGGGATCAAAATACCTTGTAACCTCCTCTATGATCGCTAAGTGTTAAACCAATGATGATTCTTCCGtggtcttttaaaaatatttttatgattcacTGCATCTGGGCTCTTATAGTACTTAAGATGGGGCTGTGTTGTCCTGTACCACTAATAGCAAAAAGTAAGTGGAAAGTAAAAAATTTGCTTCCGTTAGGTAGGCCATCAAATACGCGGattaatacacaaatataaaattgtatttaatattgcttattatttctttaaagtaATGTTATCGCTTGTATAAGTCAACAACATTAGTATACATCATTCTTTAAAATGGTATATATTCTGTGCattgcattaataaatatattgtatgctATTAAAATCTATCCGTTATCATAGAAGTGACTTTCTTCAGCATTCGCTATTAGTCACGTCATTgtgtcattaattaattatttacaaacctTAATCGTGTTACGTGAGACTGTAGGTCCCGAGATTAGcatcatttaatttcaaattcgattccaataagataaaaataagacGATAATGTAATAACTCGCTttaccaaatcaaaatattttagtatttatgtgACAAGTCGTCTGTGAGTCACGATGCTTATTCGGCCGattttaatgtttacaattCAAACTTGCAGAACGTGTTGTTTCTTAAAAATatgatctttttaattttagctaaaatgtgtttttatataatataatatataatcaaatcatTAGACTAACACACAGTCCCTTCGTTTGATAACGCTCGATAAATAAAACGATTCCTCGATAAGGG encodes:
- the LOC124531774 gene encoding RNA-binding protein Rsf1, with the protein product MSSGGTRVYVGGLVEGIKKEDLEREFDKYGKLNSVWVALNPPGFAFIEFENMQEAEDACSAMNGFEMLGATLKVELSRKRDGPRRGGGNFRGGRGGNFRGRSFGGSPGGRSFGGGRPFNRNSQGNGYGSGNGGGNFRSRSPLSRF